From Acomys russatus chromosome 2, mAcoRus1.1, whole genome shotgun sequence, one genomic window encodes:
- the Pdp1 gene encoding pyruvate dehyrogenase phosphatase catalytic subunit 1 isoform X3 — MPAPTQLFFPLIRNCELSRIYGTACYCHHKHLCCSPPYIPQNRLRYTPHPAYATFCRPRENWWQCTQGRRYASTPQKFYLTPPQVNSILKANEYSFKVPEFDGKNVSSILGFDSNQLPANAPIEDRRSAATCLQTRGMLLGVFDGHAGCACSQAVSERLFYYIAVSLLPHETLLEIENAVESGRALLPILQWHKHPNDYFSKEASKLYFNSLRTYWQELIDLNTGESADIDVKEALINAFKRLDNDISLEAQVGDPNSFLNYLVLRVAFSGATACVAHVDGVDLHVANTGDSRAMLGVQEEDGSWSAVTLSNDHNAQNERELERLKLEHPKNEAKSVVKQDRLLGLLMPFRAFGDVKFKWSIDLQKRVIESGPDQLNDNEYTKFIPPNYHTPPYLTAEPEVTYHRLRPQDKFLVLATDGLWETMHRQDVVRIVGEYLTGMHHQQPIAVGGYKVTLGQMHGLLTERRAKMSSVFEDQNAATHLIRHAVGNNEFGAVDHERLSKMLSLPEELARMYRDDITIIVVQFNSHVVGAYQNQEQ, encoded by the coding sequence ATGCCAGCACCGACTCAACTGTTTTTCCCTCTCATCCGTAACTGTGAACTGAGCAGAATCTATGGCACTGCATGTTACTGCCACCACAAACATCTCTGCTGTTCACCACCGTACATTCCTCAAAATCGTCTGAGATACACACCCCATCCAGCATATGCTACCTTCTGTAGGCCAAGAGAGAACTGGTGGCAGTGTACTCAAGGAAGGAGATATGCTTCTACACCACAGAAATTTTACCTTACACCTCCACAAGTCAATAGCATCCTTAAAGCTAATGAATACAGTTTCAAAGTACCAGAATTTGATGGCAAAAATGTCAGTTCCATTCTTGGATTTGACAGCAATCAGCTGCCTGCGAATGCACCCATTGAGGACCGGAGGAGTGCAGCCACCTGCTTGCAGACCAGAGGGATGCTTTTGGGGGTTTTTGACGGTCATGCAGGCTGTGCTTGTTCTCAGGCAGTCAGTGAAAGACTCTTCTATTATATTGCTGTTTCCTTGTTACCCCACGAGACTTTGCTAGAGATTGAAAATGCAGTTGAGAGTGGTCGAGCACTGCTACCTATCCTTCAGTGGCACAAGCACCCCAATGATTACTTCAGTAAGGAGGCATCCAAATTATATTTCAACAGCTTGAGGACTTACTGGCAAGAGCTTATAGACCTCAATACTGGAGAATCAGCTGATATTGACGTTAAGGAGGCTTTAATTAACGCTTTCAAGAGACTTGATAATGACATTTCACTGGAGGCTCAAGTTGGTGATCCTAATTCTTTTCTCAATTACTTGGTGCTTCGGGTGGCATTTTCTGGGGCTACTGCTTGTGTGGCCCATGTAGATGGTGTTGACCTCCATGTGGCTAACACTGGTGATAGTAGAGCCATGCTAGGTGTGCAAGAAGAAGATGGCTCTTGGTCAGCAGTCACACTCTCTAATGACCACAATGCTCAGAATGAAAGAGAGCTAGAACGTCTGAAACTGGAACACCCAAAGAATGAAGCCAAGAGTGTGGTGAAGCAGGACCGACTGCTTGGCTTGCTGATGCCTTTCAGGGCTTTTGGAGATGTAAAGTTCAAGTGGAGCATTGACCTTCAAAAGAGAGTGATAGAGTCTGGCCCAGACCAGTTGAATGACAATGAGTATACCAAGTTTATCCCTCCTAACTATCACACCCCTCCTTATCTCACTGCAGAGCCAGAGGTCACCTATCACCGATTAAGGCCACAGGATAAATTCCTAGTGTTGGCAACAGATGGGTTGTGGGAGACTATGCATAGACAAGATGTGGTTAGGATTGTGGGTGAGTACTTAACTGGTATGCATCACCAACAGCCAATAGCTGTGGGTGGGTATAAGGTGACTCTGGGACAGATGCATGGCCTTTTAACAGAAAGGAGAGCGAAGATGTCCTCAGTCTTTGAGGACCAGAATGCAGCAACCCATCTCATTCGCCATGCTGTAGGCAACAATGAATTTGGAGCTGTCGATCATGAGCGACTCTCTAAAATGCTTAGTCTTCCTGAAGAGCTTGCTCGGATGTATAGAGATGACATTACAATCATTGTAGTTCAGTTCAATTCTCATGTTGTAGGGGCATATCAAAACCAGGAACAGTGA
- the Pdp1 gene encoding pyruvate dehyrogenase phosphatase catalytic subunit 1 isoform X2 — translation MERPRCACPRSWSPPPRAVTPPRRRGIPVRTSSLPLFSDAMPAPTQLFFPLIRNCELSRIYGTACYCHHKHLCCSPPYIPQNRLRYTPHPAYATFCRPRENWWQCTQGRRYASTPQKFYLTPPQVNSILKANEYSFKVPEFDGKNVSSILGFDSNQLPANAPIEDRRSAATCLQTRGMLLGVFDGHAGCACSQAVSERLFYYIAVSLLPHETLLEIENAVESGRALLPILQWHKHPNDYFSKEASKLYFNSLRTYWQELIDLNTGESADIDVKEALINAFKRLDNDISLEAQVGDPNSFLNYLVLRVAFSGATACVAHVDGVDLHVANTGDSRAMLGVQEEDGSWSAVTLSNDHNAQNERELERLKLEHPKNEAKSVVKQDRLLGLLMPFRAFGDVKFKWSIDLQKRVIESGPDQLNDNEYTKFIPPNYHTPPYLTAEPEVTYHRLRPQDKFLVLATDGLWETMHRQDVVRIVGEYLTGMHHQQPIAVGGYKVTLGQMHGLLTERRAKMSSVFEDQNAATHLIRHAVGNNEFGAVDHERLSKMLSLPEELARMYRDDITIIVVQFNSHVVGAYQNQEQ, via the exons ATGGAGCGGCCGCGGTGCGCCTGTCCGCGCTCCTGGAGTCCCCCGCCTAGGGCCGTGACGCCGCCTCGCCGGCGGg GAATCCCAGTCCGAACGTCCAGTCTACCACTGTTCTCTGATGCCATGCCAGCACCGACTCAACTGTTTTTCCCTCTCATCCGTAACTGTGAACTGAGCAGAATCTATGGCACTGCATGTTACTGCCACCACAAACATCTCTGCTGTTCACCACCGTACATTCCTCAAAATCGTCTGAGATACACACCCCATCCAGCATATGCTACCTTCTGTAGGCCAAGAGAGAACTGGTGGCAGTGTACTCAAGGAAGGAGATATGCTTCTACACCACAGAAATTTTACCTTACACCTCCACAAGTCAATAGCATCCTTAAAGCTAATGAATACAGTTTCAAAGTACCAGAATTTGATGGCAAAAATGTCAGTTCCATTCTTGGATTTGACAGCAATCAGCTGCCTGCGAATGCACCCATTGAGGACCGGAGGAGTGCAGCCACCTGCTTGCAGACCAGAGGGATGCTTTTGGGGGTTTTTGACGGTCATGCAGGCTGTGCTTGTTCTCAGGCAGTCAGTGAAAGACTCTTCTATTATATTGCTGTTTCCTTGTTACCCCACGAGACTTTGCTAGAGATTGAAAATGCAGTTGAGAGTGGTCGAGCACTGCTACCTATCCTTCAGTGGCACAAGCACCCCAATGATTACTTCAGTAAGGAGGCATCCAAATTATATTTCAACAGCTTGAGGACTTACTGGCAAGAGCTTATAGACCTCAATACTGGAGAATCAGCTGATATTGACGTTAAGGAGGCTTTAATTAACGCTTTCAAGAGACTTGATAATGACATTTCACTGGAGGCTCAAGTTGGTGATCCTAATTCTTTTCTCAATTACTTGGTGCTTCGGGTGGCATTTTCTGGGGCTACTGCTTGTGTGGCCCATGTAGATGGTGTTGACCTCCATGTGGCTAACACTGGTGATAGTAGAGCCATGCTAGGTGTGCAAGAAGAAGATGGCTCTTGGTCAGCAGTCACACTCTCTAATGACCACAATGCTCAGAATGAAAGAGAGCTAGAACGTCTGAAACTGGAACACCCAAAGAATGAAGCCAAGAGTGTGGTGAAGCAGGACCGACTGCTTGGCTTGCTGATGCCTTTCAGGGCTTTTGGAGATGTAAAGTTCAAGTGGAGCATTGACCTTCAAAAGAGAGTGATAGAGTCTGGCCCAGACCAGTTGAATGACAATGAGTATACCAAGTTTATCCCTCCTAACTATCACACCCCTCCTTATCTCACTGCAGAGCCAGAGGTCACCTATCACCGATTAAGGCCACAGGATAAATTCCTAGTGTTGGCAACAGATGGGTTGTGGGAGACTATGCATAGACAAGATGTGGTTAGGATTGTGGGTGAGTACTTAACTGGTATGCATCACCAACAGCCAATAGCTGTGGGTGGGTATAAGGTGACTCTGGGACAGATGCATGGCCTTTTAACAGAAAGGAGAGCGAAGATGTCCTCAGTCTTTGAGGACCAGAATGCAGCAACCCATCTCATTCGCCATGCTGTAGGCAACAATGAATTTGGAGCTGTCGATCATGAGCGACTCTCTAAAATGCTTAGTCTTCCTGAAGAGCTTGCTCGGATGTATAGAGATGACATTACAATCATTGTAGTTCAGTTCAATTCTCATGTTGTAGGGGCATATCAAAACCAGGAACAGTGA
- the Pdp1 gene encoding pyruvate dehyrogenase phosphatase catalytic subunit 1 isoform X1 encodes MSISALLSMGRCRCRCCCPRGLWMLSAPCCDDRRMCVCPGPRRIGIPVRTSSLPLFSDAMPAPTQLFFPLIRNCELSRIYGTACYCHHKHLCCSPPYIPQNRLRYTPHPAYATFCRPRENWWQCTQGRRYASTPQKFYLTPPQVNSILKANEYSFKVPEFDGKNVSSILGFDSNQLPANAPIEDRRSAATCLQTRGMLLGVFDGHAGCACSQAVSERLFYYIAVSLLPHETLLEIENAVESGRALLPILQWHKHPNDYFSKEASKLYFNSLRTYWQELIDLNTGESADIDVKEALINAFKRLDNDISLEAQVGDPNSFLNYLVLRVAFSGATACVAHVDGVDLHVANTGDSRAMLGVQEEDGSWSAVTLSNDHNAQNERELERLKLEHPKNEAKSVVKQDRLLGLLMPFRAFGDVKFKWSIDLQKRVIESGPDQLNDNEYTKFIPPNYHTPPYLTAEPEVTYHRLRPQDKFLVLATDGLWETMHRQDVVRIVGEYLTGMHHQQPIAVGGYKVTLGQMHGLLTERRAKMSSVFEDQNAATHLIRHAVGNNEFGAVDHERLSKMLSLPEELARMYRDDITIIVVQFNSHVVGAYQNQEQ; translated from the exons ATGAGCATCTCTGCCTTGCTTTCAATGGGCCGCTGCCGCTGTCGCTGCTGCTGTCCGCGCGGGTTGTGGATGTTGTCGGCTCCGTGTTGTGATGacaggagaatgtgtgtgtgtcccggGCCCAGACGAATTG GAATCCCAGTCCGAACGTCCAGTCTACCACTGTTCTCTGATGCCATGCCAGCACCGACTCAACTGTTTTTCCCTCTCATCCGTAACTGTGAACTGAGCAGAATCTATGGCACTGCATGTTACTGCCACCACAAACATCTCTGCTGTTCACCACCGTACATTCCTCAAAATCGTCTGAGATACACACCCCATCCAGCATATGCTACCTTCTGTAGGCCAAGAGAGAACTGGTGGCAGTGTACTCAAGGAAGGAGATATGCTTCTACACCACAGAAATTTTACCTTACACCTCCACAAGTCAATAGCATCCTTAAAGCTAATGAATACAGTTTCAAAGTACCAGAATTTGATGGCAAAAATGTCAGTTCCATTCTTGGATTTGACAGCAATCAGCTGCCTGCGAATGCACCCATTGAGGACCGGAGGAGTGCAGCCACCTGCTTGCAGACCAGAGGGATGCTTTTGGGGGTTTTTGACGGTCATGCAGGCTGTGCTTGTTCTCAGGCAGTCAGTGAAAGACTCTTCTATTATATTGCTGTTTCCTTGTTACCCCACGAGACTTTGCTAGAGATTGAAAATGCAGTTGAGAGTGGTCGAGCACTGCTACCTATCCTTCAGTGGCACAAGCACCCCAATGATTACTTCAGTAAGGAGGCATCCAAATTATATTTCAACAGCTTGAGGACTTACTGGCAAGAGCTTATAGACCTCAATACTGGAGAATCAGCTGATATTGACGTTAAGGAGGCTTTAATTAACGCTTTCAAGAGACTTGATAATGACATTTCACTGGAGGCTCAAGTTGGTGATCCTAATTCTTTTCTCAATTACTTGGTGCTTCGGGTGGCATTTTCTGGGGCTACTGCTTGTGTGGCCCATGTAGATGGTGTTGACCTCCATGTGGCTAACACTGGTGATAGTAGAGCCATGCTAGGTGTGCAAGAAGAAGATGGCTCTTGGTCAGCAGTCACACTCTCTAATGACCACAATGCTCAGAATGAAAGAGAGCTAGAACGTCTGAAACTGGAACACCCAAAGAATGAAGCCAAGAGTGTGGTGAAGCAGGACCGACTGCTTGGCTTGCTGATGCCTTTCAGGGCTTTTGGAGATGTAAAGTTCAAGTGGAGCATTGACCTTCAAAAGAGAGTGATAGAGTCTGGCCCAGACCAGTTGAATGACAATGAGTATACCAAGTTTATCCCTCCTAACTATCACACCCCTCCTTATCTCACTGCAGAGCCAGAGGTCACCTATCACCGATTAAGGCCACAGGATAAATTCCTAGTGTTGGCAACAGATGGGTTGTGGGAGACTATGCATAGACAAGATGTGGTTAGGATTGTGGGTGAGTACTTAACTGGTATGCATCACCAACAGCCAATAGCTGTGGGTGGGTATAAGGTGACTCTGGGACAGATGCATGGCCTTTTAACAGAAAGGAGAGCGAAGATGTCCTCAGTCTTTGAGGACCAGAATGCAGCAACCCATCTCATTCGCCATGCTGTAGGCAACAATGAATTTGGAGCTGTCGATCATGAGCGACTCTCTAAAATGCTTAGTCTTCCTGAAGAGCTTGCTCGGATGTATAGAGATGACATTACAATCATTGTAGTTCAGTTCAATTCTCATGTTGTAGGGGCATATCAAAACCAGGAACAGTGA